The genomic DNA gaggcttGTGCTGGGGGTGTCAGTGAGGCGACTGTGTTTGGAAGTCTGGCCCTCTGGAGCAAGGTCAGAGCTGAAGATGCAGATTTGGGGTCATCGGAATATAGGTGCTCTTTAAAGCTGGGAGACTGGGCAGGCTCACCCAGGGAGTTCGAGAAGCTGGGATCTgacaggaggagaggcagggggcaCAGAGAGGGATAGCGAGATGTTGGCAGGAAGGCCATCCATCTGGACTGAGTCTGCTTTTTCTGTGAGGCTGAGTCAAGGTCAtcagctgggagagagaggaagagttaGGTGTGGGAAAAGGACTATGCCAGGGAGTGCTGCAGGATTTCTGAGTGATGCTGAGTGTCGCTTTGCTGTCTGTGGTCATGAATTTCAAGTGAGACTACACAGTCATGtgtctttctccagctgctgGAGTGCCTGCGCAGCAAAGGTGGATGGTTGGGGATAAACACAGTTGAGATTTTGCCTAAAAAGTCCCCCCCGCTTTCCCCAGGGCCCTAAAGGGGGAGTAAAGGGAGCAATTTCCCAACAAAGGCAGGAGGCAAGCCCCAGAAGGGGAGCAGGAAGTAGACGCAGCCCCATTTCTCCCAGAGAAGTCTAACTCCGCACCTGTGACAAGCAGGCCAGGTGTCCTACTCCCCCTCCCTCCGTGGAGGATCCTGAGGCCAGGGGTAATGATGCTGACCCACATTCTGCCGTCACTACTGACCCCGGGCACCCAGCCAGCTCCCTCTTTTCTCATAGCCCTACTCCTCAgaagtactttttatttctttacatgtaCAAAGTATACAACATGGGCAGATTCCTAGGGCTATGCAGGCAGGGCTCCCTTTCCCAGGAACCCATTCCTGGCCTCTGACATCTTTTCCCAGGGCCCCCAGTGAAGCAAGAAATGGTCTCCTGCAAGACGTGCCGCATTGAATCCTTCTTCCGCAAGAACGGGGCCTTCGCACTGCTTGACCCCCGGGACCTAGCCCTCTGACCTTGGGCCAGACAGTGGGCttaggggagggaagaggaaatacGACGCCTCCTGGTGGGGCGAAGCtgctgtctgtgtgtctgtgtgtctgtgtgtctgcggCTCTCCCAGGCCCTGAGGCTGCATTATGGGCCTTTCTGAAACCACCACCCACGGCACTTGCTGACCTGCAGGTTTCCTTTTGCTATTTCCTTAACCGCCATCTCTTTAATCATCCCCTTGAGGATTCAGCAATGGCTAGAGGGGGCGGGGAAGGGTGAGCGCGACTCTCCAGGGGCAGGCTCCTCAGCGCCAGGGGACCACAGTAGCTGCTGGAAGTTCTGGGTGTTCCTGGGGAGAAAGTAGCCTGTCATCCCAGACGCCAAAGAAAGAGGACCACCACCGCCCCACAAGCCCCTCGGCCCACCCCCTCACCTGGCCCTGAGGGCCCGCAGTCGCCCGGTCCTCTCCCGGTGCACCTGTTCCAGCTGCTCCCGAAGGGCGCGCCGCTGCCCCGCTGCGTCCTCCTGGGGCGGTGCCGGGCGCTGAGCgccctcacctcccagccccccGGCTCGCTGGAGCCACTAAGGGGCGGCACCCGGGCAGACCCGCCCCTCCTGCGCTCCTTAGGTGTCGTAGCAGGTGCGCGGGGCACCCACTTCAAAGGGACCCGGGTCGCTCCCAgctcggccccgcccccgccggggCAAGCTGGTTGTGGCCCCAGCGCCTTCCCCCGGGAGGTCTTGCCTGCGGCAGGAGCGGAGCCGGGCTGGGTGGAGGCCCCAGCGGGTGAACCCGGCAGTGGCGGTTCCTGGCGATGCGGAGGCGCTCCAGGACCTGAGGGAGGCGGCGGTCAGTGGCCGGCCCGTCGCCCGCCCCTCGGCGCCCCGGCTTCCAGCGGGCCCGCCCGGCCCGGGGACGCACCCGGAGCTGCTGCTGCTCGCGGTCCTGCCGTCGCCGGCGCCGGGCCTCGCGGTGCAGCTCCAGCAGGCGCTGCAGAGCAGTCTCCTGCTGCGCGGCGCTCACGCTCGCCGCCGCCTGCTCCCTGCCCGGGGGCGCGGGCCACGCAGCCTTCGAGGCCTTGGGGGCCTCTTCGCCGCTCCTCCGCTCCCCAGGGGCGCCCGACAGCCCCGCGCAGCCACCCGCCGGCAGCCCCCTCGCCTCGCCCAGCTCCTGCGCCGCCGGGCCGCGGCCTCCTCCCGGGTGCTGCAACCCGTGCGGATCGCGCTCCGGCTGATCAGGGCCCCCGGGGCCGGGGGCCGCTAGCATCACGGCTCCTGGGCCTGGGGGCAGCGGCCGGGCCGGGGGCCTCAGGGATGGAAGGGGAGCCCGCGCCCCGTCCCTGGCGGCCCTCTGCTCTCCCGCGGCCGGTGCCGACTCTGGTCTCTGGCCGTTGGTCTTACGCTGCATCAGCTGGGCGCTCCTTCCCCGGGAGCCTggcctctccctttccccaggcTTTGGCATCTGTTCCCCCAGGGACCTGCAGAAGTCCCCCGGAACTCCCAGGGAGTCGCCTTCCTCCCGGGGTTGTGTGGATGCCTTTCTCTGAGCCCCCTCCCAGCCTTGTGAGATAAGGCCTCCGTCCTCGGCAGACTTAAGGATCTTTGCTTCCCGGCCCTGAGGAGTCTCCTTAGTCGGCTCCACAAGGGCCCCGTTTCTCTGGCACTTAgggtgatttcctctttgaccttgAGAAGCCTCTTTGTTCTCACCCTGGGGGGCCTCCCACCTCTGACCCTCTGAGACCTCCTCCCTCAGAACCTGAGACAGCTCCCCACTCTGACCCTggtgtgtcttctctctctgactccgAGGAACTTCTTTGTTCTCCCCCGGGGGCGCTTCCCCTTTCTGACTCTGGGGGgtctcttctttctgttcctgagggtcctcctctctctcactctgagGAATCTCAATCCTCAGCAGTTTCTGAAGTTCTGCTCTCTCCTGGCCCAGACTCCAGCCTAGCCCCTCAGGAGGATCTTGGGGTTCGGGCAGGCTCTGAGAGGGCAGGCCTGAGggccctggggctccctgagTGAGCTTTCTCCCCCTTTGGCTCCTGGATGGCGGTTGACAGGGCCTCTGGGTGGTAGGCTCAGCTTGGCCCCTCTCTTCCCTTCGGGCCAGGTCCTGGGAAGGAAGAACATGTTGTCTCAGGCTCGTCAGGGAAACCTCATTCTGGGTCCACTGCCCCAGGGGAGCCTGGAGACCCCAGGGGCTGCCTCAGTGGGCCTCACTTCCATTACAGACCTTGCCTGATTCCTGAATTTGTTAACCCATGTTCTGTAGTGTAAAAGGTGCTTCAGTGATGGTCCCTTCTTCCACTTGGCTACAGGAGGTggccccacctcaccccagcAGCCTCCTCCCAGGCAGACCCCACCTCTGCCATCCCCAATCTGAGAGGGTTCTTGCTTAGGATGCTTCAACACTGTCACCTTGAACTCTGAGCTTCCTGGTTCCTCAGAGCTGCTGGTGATGGTGGGGTTCAGCTCTTGTAAGCAACCTGAGGGAGAAAGACGGATGTTGGGAGCCCTCTGCTCACATCCCAGCCCCTCACACACATCGCACCTGAACTGGAACCAAGAAGGAAGCCTAGGGAGTCCCAAGCACATAAGGGGAGGGGGTGCCCTGAGGGCTGGTATTGAACTTCAAGGCTGTCGTGGTTCCTCATTCCACATTTATTTACATAGCCTGCCGTGTGCCTGCTTGTCAGGTTTGCCTCCCGACAGCTGACCCCATCTTCCTCATCCTCCCAGCCCAGGCAGACCACCTCAGAGAAACCTGCATACCCTCTTCCTCAAAACCACCAGGGGATGCCTGGGAGCAGGAAGGGACTGTTTGCCGGGCTCCTCAGTCCCTCATAAAGACACCCCACTTTGTTCTGGTAGGCCCGGCCAGCCCATTGTATGTACCTTACTTTACTATTATTCAGGAAAATTCTCTTTAGCTCTTTCTTAGTGACagcaaaatcaaatgaaattcaAGAAGTGAAATTTTAGGCCAGAGCCTGGCCTAAAAACTGCAAGTCTTCATAATTAACaaaaggaatctaaaaaaagagatgaaatgtCGCTGCTCCCTTGCAGctgtggaggaaggagagtcaTTCTGCATCCATAAAACTAGTTAAAAGAACTTGATTTCATAAGGTCTTAAATTGAGAACTTTCATGAGAATATTCCATCTTTATGCAATATGAACGCGTGAATATTCATAACAGTAACCAAATGGGAATGTTCTCTgtgaaaataaatgtcttttgaaGAGTTTCTGAACAAAGGGGTCTAATAAGACTCCCAAGCCTTTAGAAATTATTGCCATGAACTCTGAAAATAgcctccatctccctccccccATAATTCCAATCTGTTGTCTTACTAGATAATTTATTTCTCCAGAAATAATGTTGTGATTGATATCTCTGTATTGCCAAGAGATAATATATGTGTAAAAATTTCTCTGTCAATCAGAAAATAATCATTGgcactttcctcttctctcacaTGCATGATGGAACAATTAAAAGCTTATAGCTTTGCTAGGTTTGTTATTTAACAAATCATTTGAGAGtctgtttcatttaaattaacaGACCCCAGGCTTTCAGCATCCCTCCCCCGTGAATCCTAACGGCCTCTTTGTTGTCACGCTCTCTCACTAGGCTGTGATCTCCTCCTAGAGCAGGACCAGGTGGTGGGGCCAGGTCTCTCTTGTGCTCTGCATATCCCCAATGCCTGGCATAACGGTGGCAAATAGGCAGCATGGAGCTGCTATTCCATTCCCTCCTCTGTGGGCAGCCATGGACAGCCGTTCCCAGCACACTctcctctgagccccagcttAGCTTCAGAATCCTCCTGGACACAGTGCCTGAGCCAGCTAGGACCACTCGGGTGGAATTGgcatataaaataaaacctactTGTCATCCCTGGATGCCCCTAGCACCCAATGAAAAGGTAGGAGATGAAGAATGAGCGAGGAGTGGACTGGAACCCTGGGACGTCCCCATCTCCCCACAGTGGGGTCTGGCCACCCCAGCCCAGGGGCTCCTGCTCTCCTGGCTGCTGACCCCTCCTGTCAACATACCAGGTGTGGGGTCTGCAGGCATGCCAGGGCTCTCCCACCCTGGATCTCTGTCACTCCCAGCTTCACCCAGATCCAGGGCTGATGAGGGGTCCACCGCCTGCCCCCTGCAGGAGTGCAAAGGCTGCCTCAGATGCACCTCTTGCGTCTGGGCTCTGAAAGTGGGGGCAGTCTGTCTGccagtctccccacccccaacaggcTGCTGAGCCTTCCCACCCCAACACCCAAAGTCAGTCCAGGGCAGCCTCCCCCAACTCTTGCACCACTGCATCCCAGGAAGTGGAACTCTGGGGTTCCCCTTTCCAGGAGCTGTGGGGCAACCACGTGAGTGCAACAGAGTGAGAACCCCAGGAGGAGCCTGGGGCACGAAGAGGGGGCACTGGGCAGGActggggaaggagacagggaaaAGGGTCCAGTGTGTGGTCACTTTGTGTGGCAACACGGAGTGGACAGAATTCCCTGGGAGAAAGACTCACCCCTTCAGGAGCTCATGGTTCTGGCTCAGGGAGTCTCCAGCCTGGGGCGATGGGCACAGCCTGGAACTCTGGGAGGGTTGGGGGGTGCCCTAGTCCAACACAGGGCATCATCTCCCAATGTGATAGGCAGCCTCTAAGAGGGCCCCCagtgctccctcctcctggcctccatGCCCTTGTGGgactccccttttcccctccaaGTGAAGGAGCTTAGAAACGGATCCCTCCTTCCCACttaagccttcagatgagactgcagtcCTGGCCAACAATGTTGGCCAGACACTTCCTTAGTGGTCATCAGCAACACCCCATCCTGCTACAGCTGAGGATGCCTGGGCACAGAGAGGGCTACTAACCTGCCCAAAGTGCCTCAGGCAGTTGGTGGCTGAGTCAGGACTGGGAGGCATGTTCCTATTCCCCAGTCACCACAGCACCCTCCTTCCTAGAGGAGTGGGCCCAGCCAccaggcctggagggaggggcctgTGGCTGCAGCTGCTCAGTGTATCATCTCAGGGGCACCCTGGGCATCAGTGCCTCTGCCCCCTGGGACCCTGCAGGCCTGCTTCTTCCCATGCTACAGCCATGCCTAAAGGCTGCTAGATATCACCACGCAGTTGACTCGGCCATAGAGTTAGTTGTGGAATGGTAACAGCAGCCTGCACAGAACGAGCAGGTCCCGTGGGCTGGGCACGGCGCTAAACCCTTTACATGTATGAGGTCACTGTCCTCCCAGCAGCCTTCTGAGACAAAGCTGTTATCTCCCCCATTTTGTAGCCGAGGAAACAGACTTACAGTCCACAGGGAATGTCAGAGCAGAGACTTGAACCCAGATCCATCTGTCTCCAaagccctccctccttccactgccCCCAGCAGTCCCATCACCCAAATGTCACACGACCCCCTACCCTCAGCCATGCCCCTGCTCACCCCTCTCGTCAGCCGCTCAGAGCCCCCACCTGTCCTACCACAGGGCTTACTGCACTGACTCCATGCATACGAGGCCTGGTCCCTCGGACCACAGAACTGGGCCCAAGGAGGCCAGAAGAGGCCAAGCCCTGCCCCGGTCAGCAGCTCCAAGTCCCACAGGAGCTGCAAAAAGATGGGGTGTCAGGGCGTGAggggaccccccacccccaccccatcctctgtCATATTCCCTGGCCAGCCCCTACCTACCTGCTCCTGGGCCCACCGGCTCCGCTCCATCTCCAGGAGCATGGTGGGCAGCTCCAGGCCTGAGGGACAGGCCCGGCCCTCTTGCACCTGCAGAGGCAAGGTGGAGTCAGGCCCCACAGAGAGCCTGTCCTGCCGGAGACAGTGCCCTGCTGCCCTCACCTGCTGCAGTGCTGCCCGGAGCTGGCCCAGGCCTGCAGGGTGCTGGAAGAGATGCTGGTACAGAGCCAAGGCCTGCTTGGGGCTACAAGGCAGCCCTAGGCCCCCAGGTGTGGCTGCCTGCTCCATGGGGTGGGGGGCCAGGGCAGatgtcccctcctcctttccctctgctgctggagcctggagagaggaggacaggaaCTGGGGACAGGAGCTAGGAGGAGACAAAGGCTCCTGAGCTCAATAATGCAGGGCCCTGACATCTGAGCCGGGGCCTGGACCCCAGCCAAGTCTCACAGGGACTCTGCCCGACTCTGATGTGGGTTACTTAGCCACGGGGGTGGCACTGTGGGTCAAGGAGTGAGGGTGACCCTGATGGAGAGAGATGTGTGCATATGCTGGTTTGCAATCCCAAGTGAGGATGTGTTTTGCACATACCTATGTACCTACACTCATGAAGCTCCCAACTGTCTTATGCAGGCAGGTATAAAGACCAACATGGGCAGCAGCTACCAACAGTTTCTTCTCTGCCAGGATACAAAAGGCCACGTACACGTCATCCTTCCTCGAAGCAACCCCATGAAGGAGGTGCTCTCATTCTCAtccccattctatagatgaggaaactgggcccCCAAGAGTGAGTTGCCCTAACCAACATGTGGCAATGTCTCCCTCATCTGGAGACAGGTGGCCGAGAGAAACAGACTCTGGGAAACACGGTCCTCGAGTGTGAGCAGTAACAGGCAGGACCAGGGTGAGCCCTCCCCGAGTGCTGGCTCCAGGCTGTCCACGTGTGGAGTGCTGTCCATGGGTCACTCCACTTACTCCTCGAGACATGTGAGATACATCGGATGAGGACACAGTTTGCGTAAGTTATAACAGGGAGAGGGAACGTACACACGAGGCGGTCTGTAATCGTCACCACCTCTGCTGCCATGAGCTGCTCTGTAACCACTCCAGGAGAGAACAGAGACAACTCTCTTCTCTGTGCCCAGAGAACAGCCTCAGAGAAGGGGCGGAGCAAGCTGGCCGGTGGGCTCAACCCAGCCCAAcgctctcccttccctccctgttGAAATACTAGGGAACGGGCAATGAGAATCAAGGCCCCGCTGAACTTTTAGCTAAGGTCCCTAGAGCACCAAGCTCACACAGCAGGTAGGTGGTGAAAAGTGacctttcttttcaaagaaatagatttttttctatttcaaaaccCATGTTCTTTCTCCTACAAGGATGTCTTCGAAAATTGCATGTGTGCCCCCTACCCACATGTCCATGGGGGGGGTGGGTGTGGCTGTGAGTGCACACAGGTGTATGTGCTTGTGTTTATCTGGGTTTCTGAGGGGtgtgtgggcgtgtgtgtgtgtgcacgcatgcacactTGCACATGTGTCCATATTTCATCGTGGTCTATTGTCTCTCCTGATCCCCAAACCCAGCCATGGGGTCCCTGTGTCACCAGCCCTTAGAGGGGCCTCGGAGGTACCTGAGCACTCAGGGGGCCCCAGACCAAGAGGAGAAGGGATGCCATGTGGGGACTGAgaccttcctctgtgctcctcagCCCCTGCAGGATTCCACATGGATCCACAGAGGGTCCCACAGAAGGACCCACAGGGTCATGCCTGCGACATGTGAGCATAGGGCTAGGACCAGGACACCTGGGTCCTCCTTCTGCCCACTGCAGGGTTTCCCAGGCAGCACCAGGGTGTGGCCGGTGGGGGCAGCCCAGGGATGCAGGCACAAAGAGTGAGCAAGGTCCAGGGCTGAGCCCCTACAGCTGCCACCACTGTGACTCTGGGGACACTGACCTCTGGACCCCATGTTCCAGGCAGCCAACACTGCCACCCCAGCACCAGAAGGAAGCACGCATACACACAAGAAAGCTTAAGGCAGGCCCTGAGTTTACTGCTTCTGACTCAACATGGCAGGGGTCTTTGACATGGGCCCAAGCTCCCAGTGGCTGGGCAGGGCCCTGTCTCTGCAGCTCCAGCCAGGGTGGGAGCTGCTCTCTAAGGGGAGGCTTCTGGCCTGATGAGTCCCAGTTGGTGTCGTCCGGCTCAGGTTGCCCCCTGGAGCTCCCAGCTGGGCAGAGCACTGGGCGGCTGGTCCCTGGTGAGTAGGACTGGAGGGCAGGCCTCGGGGGAGATACAGTGGGCCTCGTGCTCCACCAGGCCCGCCGGGCACTGGCAACTAGGAACGCAGGGCCTCACACACTGGGCCGCCAGCTCCCCCAGGGGGACGTGCTGGTTGAAGCAGGTGCGGGGACAGGGCGGGCCGCACTCATCGAACACGAAGCCGCGGTCCAGGGGGCAGCCCACCACTGCAGGCAGAGGGGAAGCAGCGTCACAGGGGCACCCCCAGCACTGCCCCAGTCACCATGCTCACCCCTGTGGCCCTCCCTGTACCTACCCTATCCAGACCTGAGCCCTCTGTgccacccccttccccagctcACACTGGGCACTGCCCCCTCACCACAGAGCGTGGGGCCCCGCCAGGCTGGTGTCACCCCTGCCTGGCGACAGTGGCTGGCATAGGCTTCCAGGGTGTCACAGAGGCAGGCGTCAGCTGAGGCGCCAGGGCCACAAGCACACAGGTCATACACGCAGGCCGCAAAGAAGGGCTCCGGTGGCACCACGGCGTGGCAACGACTGAAGGGGGAGGACTTCAGCACCCCACACCGCGCGTTGGCCTCACGCCTGGCACGGTAACCTGCTGCCCGGCACGGATCCACATCACGACCCTTGGAACAGGGCCGACCGGGTCCCTGCCCCTCTGGGACCTATGTGGGGAGAGCAGCCCTGATGTGACAGCATCCACATGCTATGTTCTTCAAAGAGTTTCCCACCAACTATTTTGTTTTAGCCTCAAAAACCTTCCTACAAAACAGCAAAGGAAGCATCAGCTACTTTTcctttgtccccattttacagatgggcacaCCAAGGCCCAGAACaggtaagtgacttgtccaaggtcacacagccagtctgTGGCAAAGCAGGGCTTGGGGATTCAGATGATGAGGCCTCTTTCAACAGGCCATCCTGCCTCCCCAGCACCATGACAGGTAAGAAGCCCTCTCAAAATCCTGAAAGCCCCAAAGCCCCCCTCTTTTCATACCTGAGGGCTGCTCTGAGACTCATGCTCAACTGTGCCCCTTCTCCCCGGGGTTCCTGTGCCACTCACCTGCCAGCTATTCCCAAATGCAGCCTCAGTGGACAGGAGGAGCCCCTCAGGGCCCTGCAGATCATCCTGGGCAAAGCCATTGAAGTTCCCACAGAGCCCACAAATCTGGCCCCGGTAGGAGCCGGGCACGCGCACCTCCACCTGGGACTGCCCATCCCACAGCACCTGTGCGGAGAGGCTGTGactgggaagaggggagaggtaGGGACCCCAAGAAGCCCGCAGTCCATTCTGGCCGCATGCACTGTGTCAGCGCGACCCCTGCTGTAGGGGAGGAGAATGGGCAGGTGGAGGCTCTCCACACATGAGCTGTGGCCCTGGCTGAGGCCAAGTTGGCACGCGGCCTCAAAGAAGTCTGAAGAGCTGCCCACAGCTCCCGCAGAAGGGCAACGTCTCCCATCGACAGCCCTGAACTGGGCTCCAAGGTGAAACGCAACCCACTTCTAGAGATTCACTATCTCATGGGCATTCAGGCCTTACAGAGGACAAAACACGATTCGAGTCTGGATTATAAGTGTACACAAGCCTTATTTTATGAATTTGCAAACTGTGCTTCTTGCTGGAGCCGAGAATGAATTACTCTTTGACACGGGAGTTGGGAGGAATCTCTGAAACCAACTAGGAGACCTCAGTTGACATCACcggactccccccccccccccccttcccccattTTCCGCCCCCCGAGGAGAAAACCGAGGCCCAAAGAGGAGTGGTCCTGGCCTAAGGGCCCCAATGTGTTGGGGGATTAGAATCCAGGCTCAGAACCCCTTTCACTGCACGTGGAGGTCTCTGACCCTGATTTCTCTCCTCTCAGAATCCAGCAGAACCCTCTCACCTCCGTGGCCTCGTTTGGCCCGGCATGTGGCTGGTATCCCCGCTCCCTCTACAGAAACAGCAGCCTGAACAGGCCGGAGACAGCAGGCCGCGCTGGgagcctcccctgcccccactcgCCCTGGCGCCGCACCTGGAGCCCCTGCCGGCCGTGCAGGATCACGGTGCGTCCCCGCAGCTCCGCGTACAGCAGCGGCTCCTTCAGGAAGGGCAAGGCCACCCGGCGCCCATCCacctggaggagaaggcaggcaggaggaggggcaaCGTGCAGACGGACGAGTGGACAGCGCGGGACTGACCTTCCTCGGTTCCTCTGCTCTACTCACCATGACCGCCCCGCCCTGCAACAGCCGCACAGCCACGTCTTCCAGCAGCACCGTCACCTCCTGGGTCCAGGCCACGCCGCCCCGGCCTCGGTCATCGTTGGTCACGTGCACACTGCGGTTGTGAGAGGCCAGGATGCGGTGGTCAGCAGGGACGGATGTAGGGGAttagggagaaggcagaggaggtcGCGCACCTGAAGTCCCCTCCGCGGCAGTCCTTGGCCAGCACATAGCTGCAGCTGCCCTGGAAGTGCAGCAGGCGGCCGTCGAAGGTGCGGTAATGGGGGTCTCCGAAGGCCATGCAGGAAGCCGGCCGGGGCAGGcagcgggggcagcagctgcCAGGACTCAGGGCGGGGGCCTCGTCCTGGCCTCAGCCCCAGACACCGTCAGCTATGTCGCCCTCCCCGCCATGCCCACGCAGAGCCGCCCTACGGACCCACGATCGCCCTGGACTCACTACGAATGGGGTCAGGGCACCATCTCGTGGCCGCATCAGGAACTGCGCGGCCCCGGGTCCCCGACGGCTCTGTGGCGGCTGCCAAGCCCtagccgcccgcccgcccggtTGCACGAGGATGGCGGTGCCACGTGCCCACTCAGCCCACCGCCCTAAACCGCGGCACTCACGGGGCCACAGGAGAGCAGCGGGCAGAGCCGGCTCTGGCAGATCACGGTGCCAGCCACGCAGGAGCAGCTGGTGCAGGCGTCCACGGCCCAGCGCTCCCCAGAGGCCACCTCCCGGCCCTGGTGCGCGCACGActgggcaggggctgaggggacaTGAAGGGGCGAGGGTTCCCTGCCCATCCCTCACACTGGGTCTAGCTCCCCCCGACCCCCATCGTCCTGGCCCGCACCTTGACATCTCTCACAGCACCTGCCAGCCTCACGGACCTTCGCCCAGCCttgggggcaggagagggcctGGCACTCCTCCAAGCGGCACTCCACGTGGCCCCGCTGAGGACAAACGTCATTGCTCCAGGGACTTTGGGCAAGGCTTGGAGTCCCTGGCCTCACACTTCCGGGGGTCTTCTGGGCCACCGTCTGAGCAGCAggccctctctctctgcccctgccccaccagaACACCCACTTCATGTGGAAGTGGGGGATGAAATCCAGGCCGCAGCCCCTCCTCAGCGCGAGGATGCCTCTAGCCCCTCTCACCCAGAGGGGGCACCTTTTTCTAATGACCTCAACGACCCTATATTCACTGGTCCAGTGTCCTGAGGCTCCTCCTTTTATCCA from Equus quagga isolate Etosha38 chromosome 8, UCLA_HA_Equagga_1.0, whole genome shotgun sequence includes the following:
- the LOC124243335 gene encoding collagen alpha-1(II) chain-like yields the protein MHGVSAVSPVVGQGTPQPSQSSRLCPSPQAGDSLSQNHELLKGGQAVDPSSALDLGEAGSDRDPGWESPGMPADPTPGCLQELNPTITSSSEEPGSSEFKDLARREERGQAEPTTQRPCQPPSRSQRGRKLTQGAPGPSGLPSQSLPEPQDPPEGLGWSLGQERAELQKLLRIEIPQSEREEDPQEQKEETPQSQKGEAPPGENKEVPRSQREKTHQGQSGELSQVLREEVSEGQRWEAPQGENKEASQGQRGNHPKCQRNGALVEPTKETPQGREAKILKSAEDGGLISQGWEGAQRKASTQPREEGDSLGVPGDFCRSLGEQMPKPGERERPGSRGRSAQLMQRKTNGQRPESAPAAGEQRAARDGARAPLPSLRPPARPLPPGPGAVMLAAPGPGGPDQPERDPHGLQHPGGGRGPAAQELGEARGLPAGGCAGLSGAPGERRSGEEAPKASKAAWPAPPGREQAAASVSAAQQETALQRLLELHREARRRRRQDREQQQLRVLERLRIARNRHCRVHPLGPPPSPAPLLPQARPPGGRRWGHNQLAPAGAGPSWERPGSL